The Pedococcus dokdonensis region ATACGTCTGCCCCCAGGGGCACCGGACCGAGCTGCCCTTCTCGATCGAGGCCGAAATCCCGCCCACCTGGGAGTGCCGGTGCGGCGAGGAGGCTCGTCTGGTCGACGGCCCCGAGCCGGAGGCCAAGCAGGTCAAGCACGTCCGCACGCACTGGGACATGCTGCTGGAGCGCCGCTCCATCCCCGAGCTCGAGGAGCTCCTGGAGGAGCGGCTCACGCTGCTGCGCGAGTCTCGTGGCGAGAAGCCGCGCCGCAAGCGCACCGCCTGAGCAACCAGCTTCTGGAGGCCGCGTCCCGACTGTGGGGCGCGGCCTTCGCCGTGCCCGGTATGCCGCGTGGCAGGCGGCTAGAGCACCTCACCCTCCACGACGTCCGGACCTCCCTGCTGCGGTCCGCCCGGGCCACCGGGCCCGCCCCGCCCGCCCGCCCCGAAGATGCCGCCGAGCAGCCGCTTGGCCACCACGGCTTCGAGCGCGGTCCGGGCAATGGGTCGGGTGAACGGCAGGATGAAGAAGAACCCCACGATGTCGGTGAGGAAGCCGGGGGCCAGGAGGAGAGTGCCGCCCACGAGCACGAGGGCCGCATCGGCGAGCTGCCGGCTGGGCATCTGGCCGGTGTTGAGGGCGGTCGTCAACGCCTTCCAGGCCCTCGCGCCCTCGCGGCGGACCAGCCAGGCGCCGAGTGCCGACTCCACGAGGAGCAGCACCAGGGTCTGCCAGCCGCCGATCACCTTGCCGACCGCGACGATCGCGGCAATCTCGAGCACCGGCACCACGAGGAGCAGCACGAACACGACGGCCAGCCAGCGCGGCCGGCGCCGACGGGCGTAGGGCGTGCGTCCTACAGCCGGTGCCACGTGGGCTCCCGACGGCCCAGTCGCCGGACCTGGTCGGCCCGGTGGGACACACCCCAGGCGGTGATCCGCTGCAACGACTCGCGCATGATGTCGCCGCTCATCTTGGAGTCACCCACCTCGCGCTCGACGAAGGTGATCGGCACCTCCACGACGCGCAGTCCCATCCGCACGGCGCGCTGGGTCAGGTCGACCTGGAAGCAGTACCCCTGCGACGCCACATGGTCCAGACCGATGGCCTCGAGGGCGCTGGCGCGGTAGACGCGGTAGCCGGCCGTCGCGTCGTGCACCGGCATGCCGAGCAGCGCGCGGGTGTAGAGGTTGGCGCCGACGCTCAGGGCCTTGCGGTGCAGCGGCCAGTTCACCACGCTGCCGCCGCGGACCCAGCGGGCGCCGATGACGAGGTCGGCGTCCGGGAGGGCGGCGAGGAGCGTCGGCAGCTGCTCCGGCTGGTGCGACCCGTCGGCGTCCATCTCCACGATCGCGCCGTAACCCTGGTCCAGCGCCCACGCGAACCCGGCGAGATAGGCGT contains the following coding sequences:
- a CDS encoding RNA polymerase-binding protein RbpA gives rise to the protein MAERTLRGSRMVSHSLETDDHVVPSERQITAYVCPQGHRTELPFSIEAEIPPTWECRCGEEARLVDGPEPEAKQVKHVRTHWDMLLERRSIPELEELLEERLTLLRESRGEKPRRKRTA
- a CDS encoding FxsA family protein codes for the protein MAPAVGRTPYARRRRPRWLAVVFVLLLVVPVLEIAAIVAVGKVIGGWQTLVLLLVESALGAWLVRREGARAWKALTTALNTGQMPSRQLADAALVLVGGTLLLAPGFLTDIVGFFFILPFTRPIARTALEAVVAKRLLGGIFGAGGRGGPGGPGGPQQGGPDVVEGEVL
- a CDS encoding polyprenol monophosphomannose synthase, with the protein product MPASADQQGSDRIDRVLVCIPTYNERENLPRIVQRVRAAVPHADVLVLDDNSPDGTGAVADELVAADPQVHVLHRPGKQGLGNAYLAGFAWALDQGYGAIVEMDADGSHQPEQLPTLLAALPDADLVIGARWVRGGSVVNWPLHRKALSVGANLYTRALLGMPVHDATAGYRVYRASALEAIGLDHVASQGYCFQVDLTQRAVRMGLRVVEVPITFVEREVGDSKMSGDIMRESLQRITAWGVSHRADQVRRLGRREPTWHRL